Proteins encoded in a region of the Populus alba chromosome 13, ASM523922v2, whole genome shotgun sequence genome:
- the LOC118053309 gene encoding disease resistance protein Roq1 — MLMSSSSSSSSSSSSFSRLGWHYDVFLSFRGEDTRKNFTDHLYTALQNAGIHTFREDNELPKGEEISSHLLKAIKESKISIVVFSKGYASSTWCLDELSEILDCRQTARQIVLPVFYDIDPSDIRKQKRSFAEAFDRHEERFKEEIEKVQKWRKALVEAGGLSGFDLHSIANGHESKLIQMIVEEFLSKLNPRYMKVATYPVGIDSQVKDIISMLCVGTNEVRIVGIYGMPGIGKTTIAKAVFNQICHKFEGSSCLLNIRERLHKKRGLLQLKQQLLRDASKGYIRLHDDDEGINRIKSQFRRKRVLVILDDVDQLNNLRDLTGKRDWFGPGSRIVITTRDERLLARLEVEKKYHAKGLNNDESLQLFSWHAFKKPHPMKEYVELSKVVVDYGGVPLALEVLGSNLFKRSITHWRSFIQKLQKRLPHEIQTQLITSLDDLDGEVKDMFIDIACFFNGMDKDYVGKILDGRGFYPEMGFDILRERSLLTVNSENELQMDNLLRDMGREIIHQMAPNHPGKRSRLWHREDIMDVLDEYCSGTEVVEGIVLDAQSSKDVVPSTSFAPMTSLQLLKFSGGQVRGHYEHISKALIWLCWHKFSLKTLPHKFRLDSLVVLDMQHSNIIELWKETKCLNNLKVIDLSNSRFFAKTPNFSGLPSLERLILENCGSLADIHQSVGELKKLVFLNLKGCGRLEKLPESIFELKSLETMNLQGCTSLKKLPEKLGNMKVLKDLLLDGTAVDNLPSSIGILKKLKKLLLRGLGPGVSFFCESAYYPSALYSEELVIKQQPFLPPSFSGLSSLTTLDISNRYLSNNDISINMGSLSSLQDLNLAANDFSELPSGIGHLAKLEKLDLSDCRNLLFISEIPSSLRALVARDCGSLEKVSIQSKTAPDLLQGGCGKLAEIQGLESVENRPVIRMENCNNLSNNFKVILLQVLSKGKLPDVVLPGSDVPHWFMQYQRDRSSSTFRIPPISDGLIPGLIVWTVYASIRKSRFRIPSISLCSASIRKKKDDHELFYTRPYVDISSRHGGYDGDHSWVIYIPFSRIQGAIEGGDELEVSVKPGDNTIVKKYTIVSKL, encoded by the exons ATGCTCatgtcttcttcctcttcctcttcctcttcctcttcttctttctctagaCTTGGATGGCATTATGATGTGTTTCTAAGTTTTAGAGGTGAAGATACTCGCAAGAATTTTACGGATCATCTTTACACTGCTTTACAAAATGCAGGAATCCATACATTTCGAGAAGATAACGAACTTCCTAAAGGAGAAGAAATCTCCTCACACCTCCTCAAAGCAATTAAAGAGTCCAAGATTTCGATAGTGGTTTTCTCTAAGGGCTATGCTTCCTCCACTTGGTGTCTTGATGAACTTTCAGAGATTCTTGATTGCAGACAAACAGCTCGTCAGATTGTTCTACCAGTTTTCTATGATATTGATCCTTCTGATATTAGAAAACAGAAAAGGAGTTTTGCTGAAGCCTTTGATAGACATGAAGAACGTTTTAAGGAAGAAATAGAGAAGGTCCAAAAGTGGAGAAAAGCTCTTGTGGAGGCTGGAGGATTATCTGGGTTTGATCTTCACAGTATCGCAAATGG GcatgaatcaaaattaattcaaatgatTGTCGAAGAATTTTTAAGTAAATTGAATCCCAGATACATGAAAGTTGCCACATATCCAGTAGGTATTGATTCTCAGGTCAAAGATATCATTTCCATGTTATGTGTTGGTACAAATGAAGTTCGAATTGTGGGAATCTATGGGATGCCAGGAATAGGCAAGACAACCATAGCAAAAGCTGTTTTTAACCAAATTTGTCATAAATTTGAAGGAAGTAGTTGCCTTTTGAATATCAGAGAAAGGTTACATAAAAAAAGAGGTCTACTTCAATTAAAACAACAGCTTCTTCGTGATGCTTCCAAGGGGTATATTCGGCTTCACGATGATGATGAAGGAATCAACCGCATCAAAAGCCAATTTCGTCGTAAAAGGGTACTTGTTATTCTCGACGATGTTGATCAATTGAATAATTTACGTGATTTGACAGGAAAGCGAGACTGGTTTGGTCCTGGAAGTAGAATAGTAATTACAACTAGAGATGAACGGTTACTCGCACGACttgaagtggaaaaaaaatatcacgcAAAAGGACTGAACAATGATGAGTCTCTTCAACTTTTCAGTTGGCATGCCTTTAAGAAGCCCCATCCAATGAAAGAATATGTTGAGCTGTCTAAAGTTGTAGTTGATTATGGTGGAGTTCCATTGGCTCTTGAAGTCCTAGGCTCTAATTTGTTTAAAAGAAGCATCACTCACTGGAGAAGTTTTATACAGAAATTGCAAAAACGTCTTCCACATGAAATTCAGACGCAACTTATAACTAGTTTGGATGATTTGGATGGTGAAGTGAAGGATATGTTCATTGATATTGCGTGTTTCTTTAATGGTATGGATAAAGATTACGTGGGAAAAATACTCGATGGTCGTGGTTTTTATCCAGAAATGGGTTTTGATATTCTCAGGGAGAGATCACTTTTAACAGTCAACAGTGAGAATGAGTTACAGATGGATAATCTCTTACGAGACATGGGAAGGGAGATCATTCATCAAATGGCTCCAAACCATCCCGGAAAGCGTAGCAGACTTTGGCATCGCGAAGATATAATGGATGTACTCGATGAATATTGTTCG gGCACAGAGGTAGTGGAGGGTATCGTGCTAGACGCTCAATCATCAAAAGATGTAGTTCCAAGCACATCATTTGCACCAATGACATCTTTGCAGCTGCTCAAATTCAGTGGAGGACAAGTCCGCGGACACTACGAACATATTTCCAAGGCATTGATATGGCTTTGCTGGCATAAATTCTCTTTAAAAACCTTACCACACAAATTTCGATTAGACAGCCTAGTTGTTCTTGACATGCAGCACAGCAATATCATAGAACTCTGGAAGGAGACCAAG TGTCTAAACAATCTGAAAGTCATCGATCTCAGCAATTCTAGGTTCTTTGCTAAAACACCAAACTTCTCTGGGCTCCCTAGTTTGGAGAGACTAATTCTAGAAAATTGCGGAAGTTTAGCTGATATTCACCAATCTGTTGGAGAattgaaaaaacttgttttcttgaatttaaaggGATGTGGGAGGCTAGAGAAGCTTCCAGAAAGCATTTTTGAGTTGAAATCTCTTGAAACTATGAACCTGCAGGGCTGCACTAGTCTTAAGAAATTGCCAGAGAAATTGGGTAATATGAAAGTCTTAAAGGATCTCCTATTAGATGGAACCGCAGTTGACAATCTACCCTCTTCCATTGGAATTTTGAAGAAGCTCAAAAAGTTATTGTTGCGTGGACTTGGACCTggtgttagttttttttgtgaatCAGCTTATTATCCTTCAGCCTTGTACTCTGAAGAGCTTGTTATCAAGCAACAACCTTTCCTGCCACCCTCCTTCTCTGGTTTGAGCTCATTGACAACACTCGATATTAGTAATCGCTATTTATCTAACAATGATATTTCCATCAATATGGGGAGTTTATCTTCTCTCCAGGATCTGAATTTGGCAGCAAATGATTTCTCCGAGTTGCCTTCCGGCATTGGCCACCTTGCGAAGCTAGAGAAATTGGACTTGTCAGACTGTCGAAATCTTCTATTTATCTCAGAGATCCCCTCGAGTTTAAGAGCTTTGGTGGCACGTGATTGCGGATCATTGGAAAAGGTGTCAATTCAGTCAAAAACAGCACCGGATCTGTTACAGGGAGGCTGTGGAAAACTAGCTGAGATTCAAGGCTTGGAGAGTGTAGAAAACAGACCAGTCATTCGCATGGAAAACTGTAACAATTTGTCAAACAATTTTAAGGTGATTCTTCTTCAGGTTTTGTCCAAGGGAAAGCTTCCTGACGTTGTTCTCCCGGGTAGCGATGTACCGCATTGGTTTATGCAATATCAAAGAGATAGATCTTCCTCAACATTTCGTATACCACCCATTTCAGATGGTTTAATTCCAGGACTAATTGTTTGGACTGTCTATGCGTCCATTCGAAAATCCAGATTTCGTATACCATCCATTTCTCTTTGTTCTGCTTCtatcagaaaaaagaaagatgatcaTGAATTGTTTTATACACGACCATACGTGGACATTTCTTCAAGGCATGGAGGTTATGATGGAGATCATTCTTGGGTGATCTATATCCCATTTAGCAGGATTCAAGGTGCAATAGAAGGTGGAGACGAATTGGAAGTGTCTGTCAAGCCAGGCGATAATACTATTGTAAAGAAGTATACTATTGTAAGcaagttatga